The DNA sequence CCGATGTTTGACATGAAGTTATTCAGGAACAGGGCTTTCGCATTTGGAAACTATGCCACCCTTCTCGGGACAATAGGATATGGAGGAGCCATGTTCATGCTGATAATACTGCTTCAGGGAATTTGGCTTCCACTGCATGGATACTCCTATGCGTCTGTCCCATTCTGGGCAGGAATCTACATGATTCCAATGATGGCGGGATTTCTCATAATGGGACCCATCGGCGGTGCTCTGACCGACAGGTTTGGAGCCAGGGTTCTAGCTACGCTTGGCATGGTTGTGGTGGCTGTTTCATTCCTTGTTCTTGCAACGTTCAGCTACAATTTCGGCTATTTGCCTTTCGCCATCACTATTTTTGTTCTGGGCTTGGGTAATGGCCTGTTTGCGGCACCTAACTCCACCGCAATAATGAACTCGCTTCCGGCCCAGCAGAGGGGTGTTGGATCTGGCATGAGGGCCACAATGCAGAATACCGGACAGACCGCGAGCATGGGTATATTCTTCACAATACTTATCGTTTCAATGGCGGCCGGCTTGACGGGGGCATTCACCAGTGCCATGGGATCTGTCTCTCCACCACTTACACAGTCTCAATCTGTCGGATTAGCGCAAGTTTTCGGAAGCCTTCCACCTACTGGAGCCCTGTTTTCGGCATTCCTTGGATATAATCCAGTAAGCACTATCCTTGGCACCTTAAGTGCAAGCGGTACATTTAGCTCATTATTACCCGCACAAATCCACTACATGGAGGGTTTGACCTGGTTTCCAAAAGCGATAGCACCGGCCGTGATGTCCGCGCTTCGTCTGTCCTTCTATTTTGGCGCCATAATGGCAGCATTGGCAGCTGTATTTTCCGTGTTGAGAGGAAAAACATTCATCTATGAACTGAACGAAAAGACACAGCCAGAAGTGGCAGTTAAAAACGCCCCTGAAACAGCATCCCTGAAAGTGCAAGATAAATCAATAGGTGAAAATACAAAATAGATGAAAAGCAATAGTGGCTGCTTATCATAACCGCATGTCAGTGTTATTTAATATCTTGGCTTGTTTTCTGGTTCAAGCGACAAGGCGTAAACAATTATTGCTGACAGCAGCCATATGAGCGAGATCATCATAAGAATAAAATTAGGCGTTACAGCCACAGAAATAATAAATAAAATTGCGGGGAAAATATATTTTATAACTCCCCAAACATATTGAGAAAAGTCCATGCTCTAAAACTCATCCGAATAGTGAACTGAGACCGGCCATCGCA is a window from the Thermoplasmatales archaeon genome containing:
- a CDS encoding putative transporter, with the translated sequence MVQYKWIALSNTTLGVLMATINSTIILISLPAIFRGININPLASGSFAYLLWILMGYMIVTAVLLVTFGRLSDIFGRTRLYTIGFIIFTIGSILLYVTPNTGNLGAMELIVFRLIQGAGAAFLFSNSAAILTDAFPYNERGKAIGINMISGLAGSLIGLILGGILSVFNWRYVFLVSVPVGIIGSVWSVLKLKDNSVRHKDQKLDYVGTVLLGGGLTIFLIGITYGLIPYGSSDMGWSSPFVIITLIVGAVMVMAFPFVENHIKQPMFDMKLFRNRAFAFGNYATLLGTIGYGGAMFMLIILLQGIWLPLHGYSYASVPFWAGIYMIPMMAGFLIMGPIGGALTDRFGARVLATLGMVVVAVSFLVLATFSYNFGYLPFAITIFVLGLGNGLFAAPNSTAIMNSLPAQQRGVGSGMRATMQNTGQTASMGIFFTILIVSMAAGLTGAFTSAMGSVSPPLTQSQSVGLAQVFGSLPPTGALFSAFLGYNPVSTILGTLSASGTFSSLLPAQIHYMEGLTWFPKAIAPAVMSALRLSFYFGAIMAALAAVFSVLRGKTFIYELNEKTQPEVAVKNAPETASLKVQDKSIGENTK